A single genomic interval of Acidovorax sp. 1608163 harbors:
- a CDS encoding ABC transporter permease, with amino-acid sequence MESYALLIGATLSAGTVLAIAALGLLINEKAGIVNLGAEGMMLCAAIAGFATVVHTGNTWLGFAAGMAAGALLAAIFGVLVIWLNTNQYATGLALSLFGVGFSAFAGISYVQAKLPESPKYAVPVLGDIPLVGPALFQQHPLVYITMALVVALVWFLYRSRAGLVLRSVGESPESAHALGYPVRRIRLLAVVAGGALCGLAGAYISTVYTPLWVEGMVAGRGWIALALTTFATWRPARVLLGAYLFGGVTMLQFHLQATGVQVASQLLSMLPYLATIVVLALISRNPAWIRVNMPASLGKPFYPGS; translated from the coding sequence ATGGAATCGTACGCACTGCTTATCGGCGCCACGCTCAGCGCGGGCACCGTGCTGGCCATTGCGGCCCTGGGCCTGCTCATCAACGAAAAGGCAGGCATCGTCAACCTGGGGGCCGAGGGCATGATGCTCTGCGCCGCCATTGCGGGCTTTGCCACCGTGGTGCACACCGGCAACACCTGGCTGGGCTTTGCCGCAGGCATGGCCGCAGGCGCGTTGCTGGCGGCCATTTTTGGTGTGCTGGTGATCTGGCTCAACACCAACCAATACGCCACGGGGTTGGCGCTGAGCCTGTTTGGCGTGGGTTTTTCGGCATTTGCGGGCATCAGCTACGTACAGGCCAAGCTGCCTGAGTCGCCCAAGTACGCTGTTCCCGTGCTCGGCGATATTCCGCTGGTGGGGCCTGCGCTGTTCCAGCAGCATCCACTGGTGTACATCACCATGGCGCTGGTGGTGGCGCTGGTGTGGTTCCTGTATCGGTCGCGCGCCGGTTTGGTGCTGCGCTCGGTGGGCGAGTCGCCCGAATCTGCCCATGCCCTGGGCTACCCCGTGCGCCGCATCCGGTTGCTGGCCGTGGTGGCGGGCGGGGCGCTGTGCGGGTTGGCGGGGGCTTACATCTCCACCGTCTACACCCCGCTGTGGGTGGAGGGCATGGTGGCCGGGCGCGGCTGGATTGCGCTGGCGCTCACCACCTTTGCCACCTGGCGCCCGGCACGGGTGTTGCTTGGTGCTTACCTGTTTGGCGGGGTGACGATGCTGCAGTTTCATTTGCAGGCCACGGGCGTGCAGGTGGCCAGCCAGTTGCTGAGCATGTTGCCCTACCTCGCCACCATCGTGGTGCTGGCCCTGATCTCGCGCAACCCCGCCTGGATTCGCGTCAACATGCCTGCGTCCCTCGGCAAGCCGTTTTACCCCGGCTCATAA
- a CDS encoding ABC transporter permease: MFKLEPRPQASRLWTYGSPLLALAVTVLIGVALFMALGKDPVRGLQVFFWEPIKSQYALGELMVKATPLLLIALGLAVCFRSNVWNIGAEGQFVIGAVVAGGVALLSDKTTGPWIVPAILLAGVLGGMAWAGLTALLRDKFNANEILVSLMLVYVATLVLGYLVYGPWKDPMGYNFPQTKTFEKVTQIPRLMQGSRVSIGLLLALAGAGALWVFLFRTRAGFAQQVGGLAPAAARYAGFSSRRALWTALLISGGAAGLAGALEVAGPIGQLTPYVPAGYGFAAIIVAFVGRLHPVGMILSAILMSMFYIGGELAQSRMGLPKSLTGVFQGLLLFTLLACDTLIAYRIRWVASKGGK, translated from the coding sequence ATGTTTAAGCTGGAACCGCGCCCCCAGGCTTCGCGCCTGTGGACCTACGGCTCGCCGCTGCTGGCGCTGGCCGTGACGGTGCTCATTGGTGTGGCCCTGTTCATGGCGCTGGGCAAAGACCCGGTGCGGGGCTTGCAAGTGTTCTTCTGGGAACCGATCAAGTCGCAGTACGCCCTGGGCGAACTCATGGTCAAGGCCACGCCGCTGCTGCTCATTGCGCTGGGGCTGGCGGTGTGCTTTCGCTCCAACGTCTGGAACATTGGCGCCGAAGGGCAGTTTGTGATCGGTGCCGTGGTGGCGGGGGGCGTGGCGCTGCTGTCCGACAAGACCACCGGGCCGTGGATCGTGCCCGCCATCTTGCTGGCCGGGGTGCTGGGCGGCATGGCGTGGGCGGGGCTCACGGCGCTGCTGCGCGACAAGTTCAACGCGAACGAAATCCTGGTGAGCCTGATGCTCGTGTATGTGGCCACGCTGGTGCTGGGTTACCTGGTCTATGGCCCGTGGAAGGACCCCATGGGCTACAACTTTCCGCAGACGAAGACGTTTGAGAAGGTCACGCAGATCCCGCGACTGATGCAGGGCTCGCGCGTGTCCATTGGCCTGCTACTGGCGCTGGCCGGGGCGGGGGCACTGTGGGTGTTTCTGTTCCGCACCCGGGCGGGCTTTGCCCAGCAGGTGGGTGGGCTGGCGCCTGCGGCAGCGCGCTACGCGGGCTTTTCATCGCGCCGCGCGCTGTGGACGGCACTGCTAATTTCGGGCGGCGCAGCGGGCCTGGCGGGCGCGTTGGAAGTGGCCGGGCCGATTGGTCAGCTCACACCTTATGTGCCCGCAGGCTACGGTTTTGCCGCCATCATCGTGGCCTTTGTGGGGCGCTTGCACCCTGTGGGCATGATCCTCTCGGCCATTTTGATGAGCATGTTCTACATCGGCGGCGAGCTGGCGCAATCGCGCATGGGCCTGCCCAAATCGCTCACGGGCGTGTTCCAGGGGCTGCTGCTGTTCACGCTGCTGGCCTGTGACACCTTGATTGCCTACCGCATCCGCTGGGTGGCCTCGAAGGGAGGCAAGTGA
- a CDS encoding ABC transporter ATP-binding protein translates to MSSPPIPSAPGAAPPRLQLAGITKRYPAVVANSGVSLTVQPGEIHAVLGENGAGKSTLMKIIYGSVKPDEGSVHFNGQAVQVRNPQEARALGIAMVFQHFSLFDTLTVAENVWLGLDKSLTLAEVTSRITAKAAEYGLDIDPLRPVHTLSVGEMQRVEIIRALLTNPKVLILDEPTSVLTPQAVEKLFVVLRKLASEGCSILYISHKLHEIRALCTACTVLRGGKVTGVCNPAEETNASLSRLMIGAEPPALEHRAVQTGATVLRVQGLSLPRADQFGVDLIDLQFEVKAGEVVGIAGVSGNGQKELLYALSGEDQRAEPASIQVAGQNAGRMAPNQRRALGLHFVPEERLGRGAVPTMGLAHNLLLTRTNSVGGSGWIKVGALQKHAEDIIRRFNVKAGGPHAAAKSLSGGNLQKFIVGREIDAAPKLLIVSQPTWGVDVGAAAQIRGSILALRDAGCAVLVVSEELDELFEICDRLHVVAKGHLSPSVPRAEATVERIGEWMSGLWHADVQAHLAHAAQQATAGEAQHV, encoded by the coding sequence ATGAGTTCTCCCCCCATTCCTTCAGCGCCTGGTGCGGCGCCGCCACGGCTGCAGCTGGCGGGCATCACCAAGCGCTACCCGGCCGTGGTGGCCAACAGCGGCGTGTCGCTGACGGTGCAGCCCGGCGAGATCCACGCTGTGCTGGGTGAAAACGGCGCAGGCAAGTCCACGCTGATGAAAATCATCTACGGCTCGGTCAAGCCCGACGAAGGCAGCGTGCACTTCAACGGCCAGGCCGTGCAGGTGCGCAACCCGCAAGAGGCACGGGCCTTGGGCATTGCCATGGTGTTCCAGCACTTCAGCCTGTTTGACACCCTTACAGTGGCCGAAAACGTGTGGCTGGGCCTGGACAAGAGCCTGACGCTGGCCGAGGTCACCAGCCGCATCACGGCCAAGGCCGCTGAATACGGCCTCGATATTGACCCCCTGCGCCCCGTGCACACGCTGAGCGTGGGCGAGATGCAGCGCGTAGAAATCATCCGCGCACTGCTCACCAACCCCAAGGTGCTGATCCTGGACGAGCCCACCTCGGTGCTCACGCCCCAGGCGGTCGAAAAGCTCTTTGTGGTGCTGCGCAAGCTGGCCAGCGAGGGCTGCAGCATCCTCTACATCAGCCACAAGCTGCACGAAATTCGCGCGCTGTGCACCGCCTGCACCGTGCTGCGCGGCGGTAAGGTCACCGGGGTGTGCAACCCGGCCGAAGAGACCAACGCCTCCCTGTCGCGTCTGATGATTGGCGCCGAGCCGCCTGCGCTGGAGCACCGCGCAGTGCAGACCGGCGCCACGGTGCTGCGCGTGCAGGGCCTGTCGCTGCCGCGTGCCGACCAGTTTGGCGTGGATTTGATCGACCTGCAGTTCGAGGTGAAGGCGGGCGAGGTGGTGGGTATTGCCGGTGTCTCGGGCAATGGCCAAAAGGAATTGCTCTATGCCTTGTCGGGCGAAGACCAGCGCGCCGAGCCCGCCAGCATCCAGGTGGCAGGCCAGAACGCAGGCCGCATGGCGCCCAACCAACGCCGGGCGCTGGGCTTGCATTTTGTGCCCGAAGAGCGCCTGGGGCGCGGTGCCGTGCCCACCATGGGCCTGGCGCACAACCTGCTGCTCACGCGCACCAACTCGGTTGGCGGCAGCGGCTGGATCAAGGTGGGGGCGCTGCAAAAGCATGCCGAAGACATCATCCGGCGCTTCAATGTGAAAGCGGGCGGCCCCCACGCGGCGGCCAAGTCGCTGTCGGGCGGCAATCTGCAAAAGTTCATCGTGGGGCGTGAGATCGATGCCGCGCCGAAGCTGCTCATCGTCTCGCAACCCACCTGGGGCGTGGACGTGGGCGCGGCCGCGCAGATTCGCGGCTCGATTCTGGCGCTGCGTGACGCGGGCTGCGCAGTGCTGGTGGTGAGTGAGGAGCTGGACGAATTGTTTGAAATTTGCGATCGGCTGCATGTAGTGGCCAAGGGGCATTTGTCGCCCTCTGTGCCGCGTGCCGAAGCCACGGTGGAGCGCATTGGCGAGTGGATGAGCGGCCTGTGGCACGCCGATGTGCAGGCCCATCTGGCCCATGCTGCGCAGCAGGCCACCGCCGGGGAGGCTCAGCATGTTTAA
- a CDS encoding LysR family transcriptional regulator, translating to MRDQALFDKIDLHLIRVLHTVLTERSVSRAAVRLGMHQPAVSAALKRLRDLAGDPLLVRSGASMMPTDAALRMVEPAALILRSAEALFSDARGFDPRTATRTFRVAASDYLDPLFLPQLVARIKAQAPLCPIEILPLSADAHYHAHLAQGDVDVVIGNWPQPPEDLHMGRLFGDEVVCLVSQDHPAVRRGWTEADWLAAEHIAPTPTHPGARGVIDAHLDSLGLSRNITARCAHFSAIPHIVASSLLVLTTGRQFCERFTAQLPVAILPSPVSFPRLLYYQLWHARTHHSAAAMWLRDSVKSVAASLRKE from the coding sequence ATGAGAGACCAAGCCCTTTTCGACAAGATAGACCTCCATCTCATAAGGGTCTTGCACACCGTGCTCACTGAACGCAGCGTATCGAGGGCCGCCGTCCGCCTGGGCATGCACCAGCCAGCGGTATCGGCCGCGCTCAAGCGCCTGCGTGACCTGGCGGGCGATCCGCTGCTGGTGCGGTCCGGCGCCAGCATGATGCCCACCGATGCTGCGCTGCGCATGGTGGAGCCCGCCGCGCTGATCCTGCGCTCGGCCGAGGCGCTTTTCTCCGACGCACGGGGGTTTGACCCCCGCACGGCCACCCGCACCTTTCGCGTGGCGGCCAGCGACTACCTGGACCCGCTTTTTTTGCCCCAGCTGGTGGCCCGCATCAAGGCACAGGCGCCGCTGTGCCCCATTGAAATTTTGCCCCTGTCGGCCGACGCGCACTACCACGCCCACCTGGCCCAGGGCGATGTGGACGTGGTGATCGGCAACTGGCCCCAGCCCCCTGAAGACCTGCACATGGGTCGCCTGTTTGGCGACGAGGTGGTGTGCTTGGTGAGCCAAGACCACCCGGCCGTGCGCCGGGGCTGGACCGAGGCCGACTGGCTGGCGGCCGAGCACATTGCCCCCACGCCCACCCACCCCGGTGCCCGCGGCGTGATCGATGCGCATCTGGACAGCCTGGGCCTTTCGCGCAACATCACCGCGCGGTGTGCGCATTTCAGCGCCATTCCGCACATCGTGGCCTCCAGCCTGCTGGTGTTGACCACGGGGCGCCAGTTTTGCGAGCGGTTCACGGCGCAGCTGCCGGTGGCCATTCTGCCCAGCCCGGTATCGTTTCCGCGCCTGTTGTACTACCAGCTGTGGCATGCGCGCACCCACCATTCGGCAGCGGCCATGTGGCTGCGCGACAGCGTCAAGTCCGTCGCTGCATCGCTACGAAAAGAATAG
- the xdhA gene encoding xanthine dehydrogenase small subunit, with product MTTRPLQFLRRGQPVALGNVPPDRTLLEVLREDLGCTGTKEGCGEGDCGACTVVLGEADGHGKVRYSAVNSCIRLAHSIDGMALWTAEDLAEDPLIQPVATLHKPPRADGGLGARSAGTGMDMQVHEDSDEREGKGPASPSGAKTHPVRAVGLHPVQEAMVQCHGSQCGFCTPGFVMSLFGMYQNQVSQGRSISRAQAAQDLSGNLCRCTGYRPILDAAQQMAKLPPMAVNEADLLQKLELLALTPQAPEANLAYITPTTQAELLAARAAHPQAQVVAGATDVGLWVTKQHRQFPQVLDVTRAAELRRIDETPEHIAIGAAVTLTEAFARLTAQWPSLAEFAHRFAGLPVRNSGTLGGNVANGSPIGDSMPLLIALRAQVVLASQARGKRALLLESLYTGYRQNVMAPDELLVRIVVPKPSATEQLKAYKISKRFDDDISAVCLVLNLDIAGGTVQRASIGAGGVAATPVRAQQTEAALQGQPWTEATVQQAMRVLQAEFSPISDMRASGDYRRTVLGNLLQRFWLESQGGAPASIAQLHATHLEGVL from the coding sequence ATGACGACCCGACCCTTGCAATTCTTGCGCCGAGGCCAGCCCGTGGCGCTGGGCAATGTACCACCCGACCGCACCTTGCTGGAGGTGCTGCGCGAGGACCTGGGCTGCACCGGCACCAAGGAAGGCTGTGGCGAAGGCGACTGCGGCGCCTGCACCGTGGTGCTGGGCGAGGCCGATGGCCACGGCAAGGTGCGCTACAGCGCCGTCAACAGCTGCATCCGCCTGGCCCATTCGATTGACGGCATGGCGCTGTGGACGGCGGAGGACCTGGCCGAAGACCCGCTGATCCAGCCGGTGGCCACGCTTCACAAACCGCCGCGAGCGGACGGCGGGCTAGGCGCACGGAGCGCAGGAACCGGAATGGACATGCAGGTCCATGAGGATTCCGACGAGCGGGAAGGAAAGGGGCCCGCATCCCCTTCCGGCGCAAAGACGCACCCCGTTCGCGCAGTAGGTTTGCATCCAGTGCAAGAGGCCATGGTGCAGTGCCACGGCTCTCAGTGCGGCTTCTGCACCCCCGGCTTTGTGATGAGCCTGTTCGGCATGTACCAAAACCAGGTGTCCCAGGGCCGCAGCATCTCGCGCGCCCAGGCCGCGCAGGATTTGTCGGGCAACCTGTGCCGCTGCACGGGCTACCGCCCCATTCTGGACGCCGCGCAGCAGATGGCCAAGCTGCCCCCCATGGCCGTGAACGAAGCCGATTTGCTACAAAAATTAGAGCTGCTTGCGCTTACCCCACAAGCGCCAGAGGCCAATTTGGCTTACATCACCCCCACCACCCAAGCCGAACTGCTGGCCGCCCGCGCTGCCCACCCCCAGGCGCAGGTGGTGGCAGGCGCCACCGACGTGGGCCTGTGGGTGACCAAGCAACACCGCCAGTTTCCCCAAGTGCTGGATGTGACGCGCGCCGCCGAGCTGCGCCGCATCGACGAGACGCCAGAGCACATCGCCATCGGCGCCGCCGTGACGTTGACCGAAGCGTTTGCCCGGCTCACCGCCCAGTGGCCCAGCCTGGCCGAGTTTGCCCACCGCTTTGCGGGCCTGCCCGTGCGCAACTCGGGCACGCTGGGCGGCAATGTGGCCAACGGCTCGCCCATTGGCGACTCCATGCCCCTGCTGATCGCACTGCGTGCCCAGGTGGTGCTGGCCAGCCAGGCGCGGGGCAAGCGCGCGCTGCTGCTGGAATCGCTGTACACCGGCTACCGCCAGAACGTGATGGCGCCCGACGAGCTGCTGGTGCGCATCGTGGTGCCGAAGCCATCGGCCACAGAGCAGCTCAAGGCCTACAAGATTTCCAAGCGCTTTGACGACGACATCTCCGCCGTCTGCCTGGTGTTGAACCTCGACATTGCAGGCGGCACGGTGCAGCGCGCCAGCATCGGCGCCGGCGGCGTGGCCGCCACCCCGGTGCGCGCACAGCAAACCGAGGCCGCACTGCAAGGCCAGCCCTGGACCGAAGCCACTGTGCAGCAAGCCATGCGCGTGCTGCAGGCCGAGTTCAGCCCCATCTCCGACATGCGCGCCAGTGGCGACTACCGCCGCACGGTGCTGGGCAACCTGCTGCAGCGCTTTTGGCTGGAAAGCCAGGGCGGCGCCCCGGCCAGCATCGCGCAACTGCACGCGACCCACCTGGAGGGCGTGCTGTGA
- the xdhB gene encoding xanthine dehydrogenase molybdopterin binding subunit: MGQSHFHESARAQVAGAAHYIDDLPEVKGTLYAAPILSTVAHGTLNGVDASAALALPGVRGVVLAQDVPGDKLLAAFAHDEPVFAHTTVQHMGQVIGLVVADSVMQARRAVRAVQLDITPLPAVLTVQDALQAESYVLPPVFVRRGDATAGLAQAAHRLSGAFEVGGQEHFYLEGQIAYALPLEQKQWWIYSSTQHPGEVQHWVSHALGIDNHAVRVECRRMGGGFGGKETQAGHLAVWAAVAANKLGRPVKLRLDRDEDFMVTGKRHPFAYEYDVGFDDTGRITGLKLQMAANCGFSADLSGPVADRAVFHADNAYYLSDVEIASYRCKTNTQSHTAFRGFGGPQGVIVIEAILGDIARALGRDAQDVRLANLYGRDASEGRNVTHYQMAVEDNILHALLPQLEQTASYRQRQAEIAAWNTQSPVLKRGIAITPVKFGISFTATLFNQAGALVHVYTDGSVQVNHGGTEMGQGLHTKVAQIVADELGVPMHRVLVTASDTSKVPNASATAASSGTDLNGRAAQYAARHVRDNLASFVCGLDGCGAGAIRFAGGLVISPQATRSFEAVVKEAYANRIQLWSDGFYRTPKIHYDKATLTGRPFYYFSYGAACSEVVIDTLTGESRVLKVDILHDVGHSINPAIDVGQIEGGFVQGMGWLTTEQLVWNDKGLLTTHAPSTYKIPATGDIPAHFKVDLWPEANREDNVGGSKAVGEPPFMLAISVYEALRNAVAAGRGEKAASTPVVLTAPATAENVLRALGRLD; this comes from the coding sequence ATGGGGCAATCGCACTTCCACGAAAGCGCACGCGCCCAGGTCGCTGGCGCCGCCCATTACATCGACGACCTGCCCGAGGTGAAGGGCACGCTGTATGCAGCGCCCATCCTCTCCACCGTGGCGCACGGCACGCTCAATGGCGTGGATGCAAGCGCCGCCCTGGCCCTGCCCGGTGTGCGTGGCGTGGTGCTGGCGCAGGACGTGCCCGGCGACAAGCTGCTGGCCGCCTTTGCCCACGACGAGCCCGTGTTTGCCCACACCACCGTGCAGCACATGGGCCAGGTCATTGGGCTGGTGGTGGCGGACTCGGTGATGCAGGCGCGCCGCGCCGTGCGCGCCGTGCAGCTGGACATCACGCCCCTGCCTGCCGTGCTGACGGTGCAGGACGCGCTGCAGGCCGAAAGCTATGTGCTGCCGCCGGTGTTTGTGCGCCGGGGCGATGCCACCGCAGGCTTGGCACAAGCCGCACACCGGTTGAGCGGGGCTTTTGAAGTGGGCGGGCAAGAGCACTTCTATCTGGAAGGCCAGATTGCCTACGCCCTGCCGCTGGAGCAAAAACAATGGTGGATCTACTCCAGCACCCAACACCCTGGCGAAGTGCAGCACTGGGTGTCACACGCCTTGGGCATTGACAACCACGCCGTGCGCGTGGAGTGCCGCCGCATGGGCGGTGGCTTTGGCGGCAAGGAGACGCAAGCCGGCCACCTGGCCGTGTGGGCCGCCGTGGCCGCCAACAAGCTGGGCCGCCCCGTCAAGCTGCGACTGGACCGGGACGAAGACTTCATGGTGACGGGCAAGCGCCATCCGTTTGCCTACGAGTACGACGTGGGGTTTGACGACACCGGCCGCATCACAGGCCTCAAGCTGCAGATGGCGGCCAACTGCGGCTTCAGCGCCGACCTGTCCGGCCCCGTGGCCGACCGCGCCGTGTTCCACGCCGACAACGCGTATTACCTGAGCGATGTGGAGATTGCTTCCTACCGTTGCAAGACAAACACCCAGAGCCACACGGCGTTTCGAGGCTTTGGCGGCCCGCAGGGCGTCATCGTCATCGAAGCCATCCTGGGCGACATTGCCCGGGCCCTGGGGCGCGACGCACAAGACGTGCGCCTGGCCAACCTGTATGGGCGCGATGCCAGCGAGGGCCGCAACGTCACCCACTACCAAATGGCGGTGGAAGACAACATCCTGCATGCGCTGCTGCCGCAGCTGGAGCAGACCGCCAGCTACCGCCAGCGCCAGGCCGAGATTGCCGCATGGAACACGCAAAGCCCGGTGCTCAAGCGCGGCATCGCCATCACGCCGGTCAAGTTCGGCATCAGCTTCACGGCCACGCTGTTCAACCAGGCGGGGGCGCTGGTGCATGTGTACACCGATGGCAGTGTGCAGGTGAACCACGGCGGCACCGAAATGGGCCAAGGCCTGCACACCAAAGTGGCGCAGATCGTGGCCGATGAGTTGGGTGTGCCGATGCACCGCGTGCTGGTCACGGCCAGCGACACCAGCAAGGTGCCCAACGCCAGCGCCACGGCGGCCAGCAGCGGCACCGACCTGAACGGCCGCGCCGCCCAATACGCCGCGCGCCATGTGCGCGACAACCTGGCATCGTTCGTGTGCGGGCTCGACGGCTGTGGCGCCGGGGCCATCCGCTTTGCGGGGGGGCTGGTCATCTCGCCCCAGGCCACGCGCAGCTTTGAAGCCGTGGTCAAAGAAGCCTACGCCAACCGCATCCAGCTGTGGAGCGACGGCTTCTATCGCACGCCCAAAATCCACTACGACAAGGCCACCCTCACCGGCCGGCCGTTCTACTACTTCAGCTACGGCGCGGCCTGCTCTGAGGTGGTGATTGACACCCTGACGGGCGAGAGCCGCGTGCTGAAGGTGGACATCCTGCACGACGTGGGCCACAGCATCAACCCGGCCATCGACGTGGGGCAAATCGAGGGCGGCTTTGTGCAAGGCATGGGCTGGCTCACCACCGAGCAACTGGTGTGGAACGACAAGGGCCTGCTCACCACCCACGCGCCCAGCACCTACAAAATTCCGGCCACGGGCGACATCCCGGCCCACTTCAAAGTGGATTTGTGGCCCGAGGCGAACCGCGAAGACAACGTGGGCGGCAGCAAGGCCGTGGGCGAGCCGCCCTTCATGCTGGCCATCAGCGTGTACGAGGCGCTGCGCAACGCGGTGGCTGCGGGGCGTGGCGAGAAAGCAGCCAGCACACCCGTGGTGCTGACTGCGCCAGCCACGGCAGAGAACGTGCTCCGAGCCTTGGGGCGGCTGGACTGA
- a CDS encoding diguanylate cyclase domain-containing protein — translation MTAPPSAVQPPEAPSWHLPGPLVLRMMAVAVCAVLLAGVGAAWHVSQVSSQEAVRRVVAQQTDEVEVIARLLASKIEQSQKVLRTVAAGIAPRMLEPANAPEALPYQSLPALGFFDAVQIAGSDGELRLNLRGGHAVPPASLEPAERDVLRRTLADGKPQVSELIAGGTGDARIAFTMPLHREDGAVLGALAGALKLQSQGLLPPSMALPERDESRLVVFSRDGTILAHSDPTRVLGNVRDEAGLSDVYARWLQQAQPLVGRGATQVLPEHIVSMAGMPLPQWMVARVSHSRALLAPLAGAQRDAWWVLAGAIGAGVLALLGLLGWMAQPLAHLRLAAQQLLRHDTKAPRLWPQAGGEVGDVVQVLERLARQGSHHAALQTTLGGQFQAILDHASVGIVITRHGMLEVVGRQTCLMLGYTPKELQGKPARTIYASAEDYARTGARVQAEFAVHGAFDGDVCFMRKDGSPVWARVQGRGVRADAMDGGTVWILEDITAVRQAQQQQTWEASHDALTQLYNRAAFDQRLGALLAERSTRVRDDGAPAQAGALAEGVVLFMDLDHFTVVNDLAGHDAGDDALRHVARLLESQVRQMGWAARVGGDQFAVVLPGCALARGQAVAEQLRQAVQAWAPSYQGSSFTLSMSIGLVALDASMPDVAAVLYAADMACYDAKRAGRNRVETGRAREMPASGRMALGSA, via the coding sequence ATGACCGCGCCGCCGTCTGCCGTGCAGCCGCCCGAAGCGCCCAGCTGGCATCTGCCGGGGCCGCTGGTGCTGCGGATGATGGCGGTGGCGGTGTGTGCCGTGCTGTTGGCCGGTGTGGGCGCGGCATGGCATGTGTCGCAGGTGTCCAGCCAAGAGGCCGTGCGCCGGGTGGTGGCGCAGCAGACCGACGAGGTGGAGGTGATTGCCCGCCTGCTGGCCAGCAAGATCGAGCAAAGCCAGAAGGTGCTGCGCACCGTGGCGGCAGGCATTGCCCCGCGCATGCTGGAGCCCGCCAATGCCCCTGAAGCCCTGCCGTACCAGAGCCTGCCTGCGCTGGGTTTTTTTGACGCCGTGCAGATTGCAGGCAGCGATGGCGAGCTGCGGCTGAACCTGCGCGGTGGGCACGCAGTGCCACCGGCCTCGCTGGAGCCTGCCGAGCGCGATGTGCTGCGCCGCACGCTGGCGGATGGCAAACCCCAGGTGTCGGAGCTGATTGCCGGGGGCACGGGCGATGCGCGCATTGCCTTCACCATGCCGCTGCACCGTGAGGATGGCGCGGTGCTGGGGGCTTTGGCCGGGGCGCTCAAGCTGCAGTCACAAGGCTTGCTGCCCCCGTCGATGGCGCTGCCCGAGCGCGATGAATCGCGCCTGGTGGTCTTCTCGCGCGACGGCACCATCCTTGCGCATTCAGACCCCACCCGGGTGCTGGGCAATGTGCGCGATGAAGCGGGCCTGTCGGATGTCTATGCCCGGTGGCTGCAACAGGCGCAGCCGCTGGTGGGCCGTGGTGCGACACAGGTGTTGCCTGAGCACATTGTGAGCATGGCGGGCATGCCGCTGCCGCAGTGGATGGTGGCGCGGGTGAGCCACTCACGGGCGCTGCTGGCGCCCCTGGCCGGTGCCCAGCGCGATGCGTGGTGGGTGCTGGCGGGCGCCATTGGTGCAGGCGTGTTGGCCCTGCTGGGCTTGCTGGGCTGGATGGCCCAGCCACTGGCCCACCTGCGGCTGGCTGCCCAGCAGCTGCTGCGCCACGACACCAAGGCGCCCAGGCTGTGGCCCCAGGCGGGTGGCGAGGTGGGCGATGTGGTGCAGGTGCTGGAGCGCCTGGCCCGCCAGGGCAGCCACCATGCAGCGTTGCAAACCACGCTGGGTGGGCAGTTTCAGGCGATTCTGGACCACGCCTCGGTGGGCATTGTCATCACCCGCCACGGCATGCTGGAGGTGGTGGGGCGCCAGACCTGCCTGATGCTGGGCTACACCCCCAAAGAGCTGCAGGGCAAGCCCGCGCGCACCATTTACGCATCGGCCGAAGACTACGCGCGCACCGGCGCCCGTGTGCAGGCCGAGTTTGCGGTGCACGGCGCGTTTGATGGCGACGTGTGTTTCATGCGCAAGGACGGCAGCCCGGTGTGGGCGCGTGTGCAGGGCCGTGGCGTGCGGGCCGATGCGATGGATGGCGGCACGGTGTGGATTCTGGAAGACATCACCGCCGTCCGCCAGGCGCAGCAGCAGCAGACCTGGGAGGCATCGCACGACGCACTGACCCAGCTCTACAACCGCGCCGCCTTTGACCAGCGCCTGGGCGCCTTGCTGGCCGAGCGCAGCACCCGCGTGCGCGATGACGGTGCACCCGCCCAGGCTGGTGCACTGGCTGAGGGCGTGGTGCTGTTCATGGACCTGGACCATTTCACCGTGGTGAACGACCTGGCGGGGCACGATGCAGGCGACGATGCGCTGCGCCATGTGGCGCGGCTGCTGGAGTCGCAAGTGCGCCAGATGGGCTGGGCCGCACGCGTGGGGGGCGACCAGTTTGCCGTGGTGCTGCCGGGCTGTGCGCTGGCACGGGGCCAGGCTGTGGCCGAGCAATTGCGCCAGGCGGTGCAGGCCTGGGCGCCGTCCTACCAGGGCAGCAGTTTTACCTTGAGCATGAGCATTGGGTTGGTGGCGCTGGACGCTTCCATGCCCGATGTGGCCGCCGTGCTGTACGCCGCCGACATGGCCTGCTATGACGCCAAGCGCGCAGGCCGCAACCGGGTGGAAACCGGCCGCGCGCGCGAGATGCCCGCGTCTGGGCGCATGGCGCTGGGCTCTGCTTGA